One genomic region from uncultured Subdoligranulum sp. encodes:
- a CDS encoding MFS transporter, giving the protein MSENTERRYLKWYNKVGYGSGDVAGNVVYAFLSSFVMIYLTDTVGLNPGIVGTLIAVSKLFDGITDIFFGSMIDKTHSKLGKARPWMLYGYIGCAITLVGTFAIPMGMSEFAKYAWFLICYTLLNAVFYTANNIAYSALTALVTKNSAERVEMGSYRFMFAFATSLAIQSVTLLAVSALGDTAEAWRTVAIVYAIIGLIVNTLSVFSVKELPEEEWVDTSDKAEIEKDEKYSLVEAAKLLVSNKYYLMICVTYILQQIYGAMISMGTFYAAHILGDKNLFGVFSWAINIPLIIALVFTPTLVAKMHGMYKLNVGSYALATVARALVAVAGYTGTGDVKMMLLFTAIAALGQGPWQGDMNAVIASCSEYTWLTKHKRVDGTMYSCTSLGVKLGGGLGTAITGWLLAFSNYDKALAVQPESCINMLKLMYLVIPFVLDAIITFILSRMKVEEANDKIRAEMKN; this is encoded by the coding sequence ATGTCTGAAAACACAGAAAGACGTTATTTAAAATGGTATAACAAGGTCGGTTACGGCTCCGGCGATGTTGCGGGCAACGTGGTCTATGCGTTCCTCTCCTCGTTCGTTATGATTTACCTGACCGACACCGTCGGCCTGAATCCCGGCATCGTCGGCACGCTGATCGCTGTGTCCAAGCTGTTTGACGGCATTACCGACATCTTCTTTGGCTCGATGATTGACAAGACGCACTCCAAGCTGGGCAAGGCTCGCCCGTGGATGCTCTACGGCTACATCGGCTGCGCCATCACACTGGTCGGCACCTTCGCCATCCCCATGGGCATGAGCGAGTTTGCCAAGTACGCATGGTTCTTAATCTGCTACACTCTGCTGAATGCCGTGTTCTACACCGCCAACAACATCGCCTACTCTGCCCTGACCGCCCTTGTCACCAAGAACAGCGCCGAGCGCGTTGAGATGGGTTCCTACCGCTTCATGTTCGCATTCGCCACCAGCCTTGCCATCCAGTCCGTCACGCTGCTGGCTGTCTCCGCACTGGGCGACACCGCCGAAGCATGGCGCACCGTGGCTATCGTCTATGCCATTATCGGTCTGATTGTCAACACGCTCTCTGTTTTTTCCGTCAAGGAACTGCCGGAGGAAGAGTGGGTCGATACCTCGGATAAAGCAGAAATCGAGAAAGACGAGAAGTACAGTCTTGTCGAAGCTGCCAAGCTGCTGGTTTCCAACAAATACTACCTGATGATCTGCGTCACCTACATTTTGCAGCAGATCTATGGTGCCATGATCAGTATGGGTACCTTCTACGCCGCCCATATCCTTGGCGACAAGAACCTGTTCGGCGTGTTCTCTTGGGCCATCAACATTCCTTTGATCATTGCACTGGTCTTTACCCCGACCCTCGTTGCCAAGATGCACGGTATGTACAAACTGAACGTCGGCAGCTATGCCCTTGCTACCGTAGCCCGTGCGCTGGTTGCCGTGGCCGGCTATACTGGCACCGGCGATGTCAAGATGATGCTCCTCTTCACGGCTATTGCTGCACTGGGTCAGGGCCCGTGGCAGGGCGACATGAATGCCGTTATCGCCTCTTGCTCCGAGTACACTTGGCTGACGAAGCACAAGCGCGTAGACGGCACGATGTACTCCTGCACCTCGCTCGGTGTCAAGCTGGGCGGCGGTCTCGGCACCGCCATCACCGGCTGGCTGCTGGCGTTCAGCAACTACGATAAGGCGCTGGCTGTGCAGCCGGAATCCTGCATCAATATGCTGAAACTCATGTACCTCGTAATTCCCTTTGTGCTGGACGCCATCATTACCTTTATCCTCTCCCGCATGAAGGTCGAGGAGGCCAACGATAAAATCCGTGCCGAAATGAAAAACTGA
- a CDS encoding transposase, with translation MAKGTKYDQQFKENAVRYRLDHPELTLKKAAENLGISDSALKTWLRAAKEHEGCVPTRGSGNYSSDEAKEIARLQRELRDTKDALEILKKAISILGK, from the coding sequence ATGGCAAAAGGTACGAAATATGACCAACAGTTTAAGGAGAACGCAGTCAGGTATCGGCTGGATCATCCGGAACTCACACTCAAGAAGGCGGCTGAGAATCTGGGAATCAGTGATTCTGCTCTTAAAACATGGCTCCGGGCAGCCAAGGAACATGAAGGCTGTGTGCCAACAAGAGGATCCGGGAATTATTCCAGTGATGAGGCAAAAGAGATCGCACGTCTCCAGCGGGAACTAAGAGATACAAAGGATGCCCTTGAAATCCTAAAAAAAGCCATCAGTATCCTGGGAAAATGA
- a CDS encoding glycoside hydrolase family 2 TIM barrel-domain containing protein gives MASLLCTIFILSLYYCEGNESWPNHVENWNKPIADNPEFTEATVDRTRLCVERDKNRPCVIIWSMGNESAYGCTFEEALAWTKSFDPRRLTHYESAQYRSKNRKYDFSNIDMFSNMYPSLESIQEYLDNEPDKPYIMCEYSHCMGNGPGDLEDYFQFIQSHDCLVGGFLWEWCDHGIYKGKMPDGRDIYYYGGDHNEWPHDGNFCMDGLVYPDRRPHTGLLEFKNVYRPARVVKYDRESGMLTLHNYMDFVDLTEYAALTYQVSCDGEVINNGFIPYPDGFTLPPHSENALPLAIHIPDKGKCFLKIFYHCDKDLSLRSEGHLLGFDEILLENEDSRNQKTLAMWSDAPSNSTITVQETDRHLTLRGKNFTYNFNKLTGLFAAMQYEDAVLLDKEMEFNIWRAPTDNDRKLKLDWLAARYDHCMTNAYRTEYQVTDSSVTLRAKVSIAPISLQKFLDLDVCWTISNSGAVTLALHAERNTVFPELPRFGLRLFLPKEMARVSYFGMGPMESYCDKHHAASHGYFSSTIWQQHEDYIRPQENGSHYDCDYVQLDGAGIKLTAVGAKPFCFNASQYTQEELTEKAHNYELHPCDSTVLCLDYAQNGIGSASCGPRLAEQYRLDDASFDFSIRLIPEKA, from the coding sequence ATGGCATCTTTACTTTGTACTATTTTTATACTATCACTATACTATTGCGAGGGCAACGAAAGCTGGCCCAACCACGTTGAAAACTGGAACAAGCCCATCGCAGACAACCCGGAGTTCACCGAGGCCACCGTAGACCGCACCCGCCTCTGCGTGGAGCGTGACAAGAACCGTCCCTGCGTCATCATCTGGTCGATGGGCAACGAGAGCGCCTACGGCTGCACGTTCGAAGAAGCGCTGGCATGGACAAAGAGTTTTGACCCCCGCCGCCTGACCCACTACGAGAGCGCCCAGTACCGCAGCAAGAACCGTAAATACGATTTCTCGAACATTGATATGTTCAGCAATATGTACCCTTCTCTCGAAAGCATTCAGGAATATCTGGACAACGAGCCGGACAAACCCTATATCATGTGCGAGTACAGCCACTGCATGGGCAACGGCCCCGGCGATTTGGAGGATTACTTCCAGTTCATTCAGAGCCATGACTGCTTGGTCGGCGGTTTCCTGTGGGAGTGGTGCGACCACGGTATTTATAAAGGGAAGATGCCAGACGGCCGCGACATCTATTATTACGGCGGCGACCACAATGAGTGGCCGCATGACGGCAACTTCTGCATGGACGGTCTGGTTTACCCTGACCGCCGCCCGCACACCGGGCTGTTGGAGTTCAAGAACGTCTATCGCCCGGCGCGTGTTGTGAAGTACGACCGGGAATCCGGCATGCTCACGTTGCACAACTACATGGACTTTGTTGATTTGACCGAGTATGCCGCACTAACCTATCAGGTAAGTTGCGACGGCGAGGTCATCAACAATGGCTTCATCCCCTACCCTGACGGTTTCACCCTGCCGCCGCACAGCGAAAACGCCTTGCCGTTGGCCATCCATATTCCCGACAAGGGCAAGTGTTTCCTGAAAATCTTCTACCATTGCGATAAAGACCTGTCCTTGCGTTCGGAAGGTCATCTCCTGGGTTTTGATGAAATCCTGCTGGAAAACGAAGACAGCCGCAACCAGAAAACCTTGGCTATGTGGAGTGATGCCCCTTCCAACAGCACAATCACTGTTCAGGAAACGGACCGCCATTTGACGCTGCGCGGCAAGAACTTCACCTATAACTTTAATAAGCTGACGGGTCTGTTCGCCGCGATGCAGTACGAGGATGCAGTCCTGTTGGACAAGGAAATGGAGTTCAACATCTGGCGTGCTCCTACAGACAATGACCGCAAGCTGAAGCTGGATTGGCTGGCTGCCCGCTATGACCACTGTATGACCAACGCCTACCGCACCGAATATCAGGTGACGGACAGCAGTGTGACTCTGCGCGCCAAAGTCAGCATTGCACCGATCAGCTTGCAGAAATTCCTTGATTTGGATGTCTGCTGGACGATTTCCAACAGCGGTGCAGTAACGCTGGCACTGCACGCTGAGCGCAACACGGTATTCCCCGAACTGCCGCGCTTTGGCCTGCGCCTGTTCCTGCCAAAAGAAATGGCCCGCGTCAGTTACTTCGGCATGGGTCCGATGGAAAGCTACTGCGACAAGCACCATGCTGCCAGCCACGGCTACTTCAGTTCCACCATCTGGCAGCAGCACGAGGACTACATTCGCCCGCAGGAGAACGGCAGTCACTATGATTGCGATTATGTCCAGCTGGATGGCGCTGGCATCAAGCTTACCGCTGTCGGTGCAAAGCCGTTCTGCTTCAACGCCTCGCAATACACGCAGGAAGAGTTGACTGAAAAGGCGCACAACTATGAGCTGCATCCCTGTGACAGCACCGTTCTCTGCCTTGACTATGCACAGAACGGCATCGGCTCTGCCAGCTGCGGGCCGCGTCTGGCGGAGCAGTACCGCCTTGACGACGCTTCCTTCGATTTCAGCATCCGTCTGATTCCTGAAAAAGCATAA
- a CDS encoding alpha/beta hydrolase, translated as MRIEKILSEFDGLGLEIAVIVPEGNPKGVIQFSHGMAEHKERYYDFMNYLSDHGYVCVIHDHRGHGGSVEKAEDYGFFYTENEQAIIEDLHTVTKYIKHIYSGLPVFLFSHSMGTLVARGYLKRYDSEIDKVVLCGPPTYNAAAGLGLLLARLSKPFIKEKAPNKMLNAMAFSQFNAGNSIPNGWLSENQANVAQYNQDPKCGFIFTTNGFVNLLRLQKAAFEKRNWHVSNPHLPILVIAGEEDPVIRSRKRFEQLIAFLSELGYTNISSKLYEHMRHEILNEEKKLDVYKDILIFYDEFQHTTSYSQV; from the coding sequence ATGAGAATCGAAAAAATACTTTCTGAGTTTGACGGACTGGGGCTGGAAATCGCAGTGATTGTGCCAGAGGGGAATCCCAAAGGCGTTATTCAGTTTTCCCATGGTATGGCTGAACACAAGGAGAGATACTACGACTTCATGAATTATCTTTCCGATCATGGATATGTGTGTGTTATTCATGACCATCGTGGACATGGTGGAAGTGTGGAAAAGGCAGAGGATTATGGCTTTTTCTATACCGAGAATGAACAGGCAATCATTGAGGATCTGCATACCGTTACAAAGTATATTAAACATATCTATTCTGGCCTTCCTGTATTTCTGTTTAGTCACAGCATGGGTACGCTTGTTGCCCGGGGTTATCTGAAAAGATATGATTCGGAAATTGACAAAGTTGTTCTGTGCGGTCCGCCGACCTATAATGCGGCAGCGGGGCTTGGTCTGCTTCTGGCCAGGCTTTCAAAACCCTTCATTAAGGAAAAGGCTCCGAATAAAATGTTGAATGCTATGGCCTTTTCGCAGTTTAATGCCGGAAATTCGATTCCGAATGGCTGGCTCTCAGAAAACCAAGCCAATGTTGCACAATACAACCAAGATCCGAAATGTGGATTTATCTTTACCACAAATGGGTTTGTCAACCTTTTGAGGCTGCAAAAAGCGGCTTTTGAGAAAAGAAACTGGCATGTAAGCAACCCACATTTGCCAATTCTTGTCATTGCCGGTGAGGAAGACCCGGTTATTCGATCAAGAAAGCGATTTGAACAGCTAATCGCTTTTTTATCGGAGCTGGGCTATACAAATATCAGCAGCAAACTGTATGAACATATGCGTCATGAGATACTCAACGAAGAGAAAAAGTTGGATGTATATAAAGATATTTTGATTTTTTATGATGAATTCCAGCATACAACTTCATATTCCCAGGTATAA
- a CDS encoding HTH domain-containing protein → MDAMERRCQIVEILCDAKIRVKMRDLASRFNVSVRTIRTDVDVLSLTYPIQTTRGRYNGGIGFIDGYRPKNARLTPIQRDFLYRIMCKVSKSDQEIVQSILHDFALTQ, encoded by the coding sequence ATGGATGCAATGGAACGTCGATGTCAGATCGTCGAAATCCTTTGCGATGCAAAAATCCGCGTTAAAATGCGAGATCTGGCTTCCCGCTTCAATGTGTCCGTTCGCACCATCCGCACCGACGTGGATGTGCTCTCACTTACATATCCCATTCAGACCACAAGGGGACGATACAATGGCGGTATCGGTTTCATAGATGGATACCGGCCAAAGAATGCGCGACTCACCCCGATACAGCGTGATTTCCTGTATCGGATCATGTGCAAAGTTTCCAAGTCTGACCAGGAGATTGTACAGAGTATTCTTCACGACTTTGCCCTGACGCAGTAG
- a CDS encoding oleate hydratase: MYYSSGNYEAFARPRKPEGVDNKSAHIIGTGLAALTAACYLVRDGQLQGQNIHIYEKDPIPGGACDGWQYPDVGYVMRGGREMDNHFEVMWDLFRSIPSIETEGVSVLDEYYWLNKKDPNYSLCRATVNQGQDAHTDGKFGLSDKAAMEIMKLFFTPDEDLYDKRITDFFDDEVLNSNFWLYWRTMFAFENWHSALEMKLYLKRYIHHVGGLPDFKALRFTRYNQYESMILPMVKYLEGFGVQFHYNTKVVNVEFDIQPGKKQAKRIELLSEGKRQFVDLTENDLVFITNGGCVENATMGSQNTVAPFNPEIKPGGGWDMWRRIAAQDPSFGHPDKFCHDPEQSNWMSATVTTLDQKIIPYIKNICKRDPFTGGVVTGGIVTVKDSGWLLSWTINRQPQFRNQPKDQCLVWVYGLFSDKPGDFVKKPMRECTGKEICMEWLYHIGVPVGEIEELAEHSANTVPVMMPYITAFFMPRAAGDRPDVVPEGAVNFAFLGQFAETKRDTIFTTEYSMRTGMEAVYTLLDIDRGVPEVWGSVYDIRDLLNATIQLRDGKPLTEMNLGFKEKMVVKKLLEKIRGTDIEKLLKEYHVIE; encoded by the coding sequence ATGTATTATTCCAGCGGTAATTACGAAGCCTTTGCCCGTCCCAGAAAGCCCGAGGGCGTGGACAACAAATCCGCCCACATCATCGGCACCGGCCTTGCGGCTCTGACTGCCGCCTGCTATCTGGTTCGTGACGGACAGCTGCAGGGTCAGAACATCCACATCTATGAGAAAGACCCCATTCCCGGCGGTGCATGCGATGGCTGGCAGTACCCCGATGTAGGCTATGTCATGAGGGGCGGACGGGAGATGGATAACCATTTCGAGGTCATGTGGGATTTGTTCCGCTCCATTCCGTCCATCGAGACGGAAGGGGTCAGTGTTCTGGACGAATACTACTGGCTGAATAAGAAAGACCCCAACTACTCCCTCTGCCGGGCAACCGTCAACCAGGGTCAGGATGCCCACACCGACGGCAAGTTCGGTCTGTCCGACAAGGCTGCAATGGAGATCATGAAGCTGTTCTTCACCCCCGATGAAGACCTGTACGATAAGCGCATCACGGATTTCTTCGATGATGAGGTGCTGAACTCCAATTTCTGGCTCTACTGGCGCACCATGTTTGCCTTTGAGAACTGGCACAGCGCTTTGGAAATGAAGCTGTATCTCAAGCGCTATATCCACCATGTGGGCGGTCTGCCGGACTTCAAGGCTCTGCGGTTCACCCGTTATAACCAGTACGAATCTATGATTCTGCCCATGGTCAAGTATCTGGAAGGCTTCGGTGTCCAGTTCCACTATAACACCAAGGTGGTCAATGTGGAGTTCGACATCCAGCCCGGTAAAAAGCAGGCAAAGCGTATTGAGCTGCTGTCTGAGGGCAAACGTCAGTTTGTTGACCTGACGGAAAACGATCTGGTGTTCATTACCAACGGCGGCTGCGTGGAGAACGCCACCATGGGTTCCCAGAACACCGTGGCACCCTTCAACCCCGAAATCAAGCCCGGCGGCGGCTGGGATATGTGGCGCAGAATTGCCGCGCAGGATCCTTCCTTCGGTCATCCCGACAAGTTCTGCCATGATCCTGAGCAGTCCAACTGGATGAGCGCCACCGTCACCACACTGGATCAGAAGATCATTCCCTATATCAAGAATATCTGCAAGCGTGACCCCTTTACCGGCGGCGTGGTTACCGGCGGCATCGTGACCGTGAAGGATTCCGGCTGGCTCCTGAGCTGGACCATCAACCGTCAGCCCCAGTTCCGGAATCAACCCAAGGATCAGTGCCTGGTGTGGGTTTACGGTCTGTTCTCCGACAAACCCGGCGACTTCGTGAAGAAGCCCATGCGGGAGTGCACCGGTAAGGAAATCTGTATGGAGTGGCTGTACCACATCGGCGTGCCGGTGGGGGAGATCGAGGAGCTGGCCGAGCACAGCGCCAACACCGTGCCGGTGATGATGCCCTATATTACCGCTTTCTTCATGCCCCGTGCCGCCGGTGACCGTCCTGATGTGGTGCCCGAGGGTGCTGTGAACTTTGCGTTCCTGGGTCAGTTTGCCGAAACCAAGCGGGATACCATCTTCACCACCGAGTATTCCATGCGTACCGGCATGGAGGCTGTCTACACCCTGCTGGACATCGACCGTGGTGTGCCCGAGGTCTGGGGCAGCGTCTACGACATCCGTGATCTGCTGAACGCCACCATCCAGCTTCGGGACGGCAAGCCCCTGACGGAAATGAACCTGGGTTTCAAGGAGAAAATGGTGGTCAAGAAGCTGCTGGAGAAGATCCGCGGAACAGATATCGAAAAGCTGCTGAAAGAATATCATGTAATTGAGTGA
- a CDS encoding TetR/AcrR family transcriptional regulator — protein MASFTKKAIRDSFVKLLNEKPLSQITIRDIVDDCGVNRNTFYYYYQDLPQLVESIVDEDAERIIRGHPTIDSLDDCINAALEFALANRKAVLHIYHSVNRDIYEQYQWRVCTYVARTYVDGVLGNRKMTSEDYTTVVDYLKCVSFGMIMGWLETGMNPNAMARFRRILELKCGDLEHLIDRCEKMRS, from the coding sequence ATGGCCAGTTTTACTAAAAAAGCCATTCGGGATTCATTTGTGAAACTATTGAACGAGAAGCCTTTGAGCCAAATTACCATTCGGGATATTGTAGATGACTGCGGCGTGAACCGCAATACCTTTTATTACTATTACCAGGACCTGCCGCAATTGGTGGAAAGCATTGTAGATGAGGATGCGGAGCGGATTATCCGGGGGCATCCTACCATCGATTCCCTGGACGATTGTATCAATGCAGCACTGGAATTTGCTCTGGCCAATCGGAAAGCAGTGCTTCATATCTATCATTCCGTCAACCGAGACATTTATGAGCAATACCAATGGCGGGTCTGTACTTATGTGGCCAGGACGTATGTAGACGGCGTTCTAGGCAACCGAAAAATGACATCTGAGGATTATACCACCGTTGTAGATTATCTGAAATGTGTCAGCTTCGGTATGATCATGGGCTGGCTGGAAACCGGTATGAACCCGAATGCTATGGCCCGGTTTCGGCGGATTTTAGAATTAAAGTGCGGTGATTTGGAGCATCTCATTGACCGTTGTGAGAAAATGCGGTCATAG
- a CDS encoding helix-turn-helix transcriptional regulator, protein MDEAKMVLSYNKLWKMLIDRKLKKKDLQKMTHLSSSVIAKMGRDESVHLDTIVKICIALQCNISDIVELQRKEA, encoded by the coding sequence ATGGATGAGGCCAAGATGGTTCTTTCTTACAATAAACTTTGGAAAATGCTTATTGACCGCAAATTAAAGAAAAAAGATTTACAGAAGATGACTCATCTCAGTTCATCAGTAATTGCCAAAATGGGGCGAGACGAATCGGTTCACTTAGATACGATTGTGAAAATTTGCATTGCCCTTCAATGCAATATTTCAGACATAGTTGAACTCCAAAGAAAGGAGGCGTAA
- a CDS encoding acyltransferase domain-containing protein, whose amino-acid sequence MQYGAQQAPRWLEQGLPEMVCYDTLRDIAIWCRECVRLTGQAGVIQWEWVLHSLKRRVYRLGRLQYQPRVLKEPVFVGERIYPGGTMILEVHIPADGRLEQKLVMDSLQQAQTFFRKGGYTLFHCHSWLLSRALCDILDRTSNILAFQSLFEVYDEDYSYRQAEERVFGYIEERLEMYPEVTGLQKELKRYLLAGKRIGMARGVLLFQEAMNGM is encoded by the coding sequence ATGCAGTATGGTGCTCAACAGGCGCCGCGGTGGTTGGAGCAGGGGCTGCCCGAAATGGTTTGTTATGATACATTGCGGGATATCGCCATTTGGTGCCGGGAGTGTGTAAGGCTTACTGGGCAGGCCGGTGTTATCCAATGGGAATGGGTGCTTCACTCGCTTAAAAGGCGCGTGTATCGCCTGGGACGGCTGCAATATCAGCCGCGGGTTCTCAAAGAACCAGTTTTTGTGGGAGAAAGGATATATCCTGGCGGGACTATGATCCTGGAAGTTCATATCCCGGCAGATGGAAGGCTGGAACAAAAATTGGTTATGGATTCTTTGCAACAGGCGCAGACCTTTTTTCGCAAGGGCGGATACACGCTGTTTCACTGCCACTCCTGGCTTCTCAGCCGCGCACTCTGTGATATTCTTGATCGGACTTCCAATATTTTGGCATTTCAAAGTCTTTTTGAAGTATATGACGAGGATTATTCTTACCGGCAGGCAGAAGAACGGGTGTTCGGTTATATCGAAGAGCGCCTGGAGATGTATCCGGAGGTTACCGGTCTACAGAAAGAACTGAAACGATATCTGCTTGCGGGAAAAAGAATCGGTATGGCCAGAGGCGTTCTTTTGTTTCAAGAAGCCATGAACGGAATGTGA
- a CDS encoding AraC family transcriptional regulator encodes MYINSGYLNNSRTDFKDNSTPLVVGSCGTYRLKTRPKLPTCWQKGRRDYQILYVANGKTHFWFDGKEEIVSAGHMVLYKPDEIQKYVYYLEDNPEVFWIHFTGSDVKNILAYHGISLDEHVFYCGVLPDYKALFRKIIQELQLCRYGYEDYIASLFNDILLLVDRQQHEQKKATGNVQEQIERAAAYFNENYNTKISIDDYAESLHISTNWFIHNFKQYAGMSPAQYILSLRMVNAQNLLERTTYNIKEISEIVGYENPLYFSRVFKKEIGKSPAQYRKLQSG; translated from the coding sequence GTGTACATTAACTCTGGATATCTGAACAATTCCCGTACAGATTTCAAAGACAACTCCACGCCGTTGGTAGTGGGCAGCTGCGGCACCTACCGGCTGAAAACGCGCCCTAAACTTCCGACCTGCTGGCAGAAAGGGCGCAGGGATTACCAGATTTTATATGTAGCAAACGGCAAGACACATTTCTGGTTTGACGGCAAGGAAGAAATCGTCAGCGCGGGTCATATGGTGCTTTACAAGCCGGACGAAATCCAAAAATATGTATATTATCTGGAGGATAACCCGGAAGTTTTCTGGATTCACTTCACAGGCAGTGATGTAAAGAACATTCTGGCGTATCACGGCATCTCGCTGGATGAGCATGTGTTCTACTGCGGTGTGCTGCCAGATTACAAGGCGCTGTTCCGCAAAATCATTCAGGAGTTGCAGCTGTGCCGCTATGGGTACGAGGACTATATTGCATCGCTGTTCAACGATATTCTGCTGTTGGTGGATCGCCAGCAGCATGAACAGAAAAAAGCCACCGGCAACGTCCAAGAACAAATTGAACGTGCGGCGGCTTACTTCAACGAAAACTATAACACAAAAATCAGCATAGATGATTATGCAGAATCCCTGCACATCAGCACCAACTGGTTTATACACAATTTCAAACAGTACGCAGGTATGTCCCCAGCCCAGTATATCCTCTCCCTGCGCATGGTCAACGCCCAAAACCTGCTGGAGCGGACAACCTACAACATCAAGGAAATTTCCGAAATCGTAGGGTATGAGAACCCGCTGTATTTCAGCAGGGTGTTTAAGAAGGAGATAGGGAAGTCACCGGCGCAGTATAGGAAACTCCAATCAGGATAA
- a CDS encoding IS3 family transposase, which produces MTEAVYTATAEYIVEMEQRPMKHRVSVSGVLKRLGVSRSGYNAWKKRCPSATEKHRGEVKEKILKIYEDSHQNYGAPKITRELWKDGEKIAVKTVANYMRQMGIKAQWVKPYTQTTIDSDFSKELHNILQEQFNPEQPDAVWVSDITYIWTFEGFVYLTSIMDLYSRKIIAWVLSETLEASHVVDCVEKAKRTRSITQPLIIHTDRGCQYVSDAFRQATDGMINSYSKKAYPWDNACIESFHALLKREWINRFKIFNYRHAYKLVFEYIETFYNTVRIHSHCGYLSPDQYEEKYYAALDEKAEALAG; this is translated from the coding sequence ATGACAGAGGCTGTTTATACTGCCACAGCAGAGTATATTGTGGAAATGGAACAACGGCCGATGAAGCACCGTGTCTCTGTCAGCGGGGTACTAAAACGTCTTGGTGTTTCACGATCCGGCTACAACGCATGGAAAAAAAGATGCCCTTCTGCTACTGAAAAACATCGTGGGGAGGTCAAAGAAAAAATTTTGAAAATCTATGAGGATTCCCACCAAAACTATGGCGCTCCTAAAATCACCAGGGAATTGTGGAAAGACGGCGAAAAAATTGCAGTAAAAACAGTTGCGAATTATATGCGGCAGATGGGGATCAAAGCACAATGGGTAAAGCCTTACACACAAACTACTATAGATTCTGATTTCAGCAAGGAACTGCACAATATTCTGCAGGAGCAGTTCAATCCGGAACAGCCGGATGCAGTATGGGTGTCAGATATCACATATATTTGGACATTTGAAGGCTTCGTATACTTGACTAGCATTATGGATCTGTATTCCCGAAAAATCATTGCATGGGTACTCAGCGAAACTCTGGAAGCATCCCATGTAGTGGACTGCGTAGAGAAAGCAAAGAGAACACGCAGCATTACACAGCCGCTGATTATACATACAGACAGAGGCTGCCAGTACGTATCAGACGCGTTTCGTCAGGCAACAGATGGGATGATAAACAGTTATTCAAAGAAAGCATATCCATGGGATAATGCGTGTATCGAATCTTTCCATGCGTTACTGAAAAGGGAATGGATTAACCGCTTTAAAATTTTTAACTACCGGCATGCATATAAGTTGGTATTTGAATATATTGAAACATTTTATAATACAGTGCGGATCCACAGTCATTGTGGATATCTTTCGCCTGATCAATATGAGGAGAAGTATTATGCAGCATTAGACGAAAAAGCAGAAGCTTTGGCAGGGTAA